The Bacteroidetes bacterium SB0662_bin_6 genome includes a region encoding these proteins:
- a CDS encoding TonB-dependent receptor: MFRRLIPVLLLLFAAGSAHAQSGKIVGTVTDSATGEPLPGVNVVIEGTTQGTATGIDGTYVIIGVRPGVYDVVASFIGFSRQRIAGVQVNVDLTTTVDFRMAEEVIEGEEIIVTAQAEAVRKDLTSSEARVTAETIDKLPVTELSQVLDVQAGVTTRDGIHIRGGRSSEVVFMVDGVPVSDSYDGSSVIQLENDGIEELQVISGTFNAEYGNAMSGVVNVVTKEGRSDRFSGSAQVYSGGYAVTGEGGGDFLRGIRTEEHTKAGIQYRDIDPYSYLPFQADHFRNATVSLEGPVWKDRITFFALGRYFKNDGWLYGARLFGTDGSAGDSSLVPMNNFEKTSWQGNLKVRLSRKLILNVIGLGSFSSSRPYNLFRRWSPDGRFRSFDDGYDVKLKLTHLISPRTFYTFNAGVFNREAKGYLYEDPFDSRYNDFDLVARDSVEFLPGQYIEVLSGGQRYARGGTNLTHFNRTSRSYFVKGDLSSQITDHHLIKTGFQLRIDELALTAFNLIPGIDETGQRIEPFRPAIPVESSVAYSSFSDLSPRTISAYAQDKMEFNDFIVNAGIRLDYFDARARVPADPADPNIFNPLKLTNRFRDTDGDGVIQPEEELPENVLTVADREAYWWEDSTPKLQISPRLGAAWPITEQGVIHFSYGIFFQIPTQNRLFENFGFKMPALSGSYGPFGNPDLDAQKTTMYEIGLRQGFGGIVADVTGYYRDVRSWVSTSQPIIAALPGISYVIYTNRDYANTRGLTVHLSRTFTNHYGFDASYTYQVVEGSNSNPADEFFALLNNSQPTLALLPLNWDQRHKLAGAFYAGADTYGGSIRFRYESGFPYTPTFASAALTGNDVQPEFPSNSRRAYTTFEVDLNLYKEFVMGRVRPRVFLEVFNLLDARNVSTVFPDTGEPDVTLDQLRTGQFDPGWFVRPEHYREPRRVQLGVEVRF; encoded by the coding sequence ATGTTTCGACGCCTGATCCCGGTCCTCTTGCTCTTGTTCGCTGCGGGCTCCGCCCATGCGCAGAGCGGCAAGATCGTGGGTACGGTGACGGATAGCGCCACCGGCGAGCCCCTGCCCGGCGTCAACGTGGTCATAGAGGGCACCACACAAGGCACCGCTACCGGTATCGACGGTACGTACGTCATTATCGGCGTGCGTCCCGGCGTATACGATGTGGTGGCTTCGTTCATCGGGTTCTCCCGCCAGCGTATCGCAGGCGTGCAGGTGAACGTGGATCTGACCACGACGGTCGATTTCCGGATGGCGGAAGAGGTGATCGAAGGCGAAGAGATCATCGTTACCGCCCAGGCCGAGGCCGTTCGCAAGGACCTTACCAGTTCCGAGGCCCGCGTCACCGCCGAAACCATCGACAAACTGCCGGTCACCGAGCTTTCCCAGGTGCTCGACGTGCAGGCCGGAGTTACCACGCGGGACGGCATTCATATCCGGGGCGGCCGCAGCAGCGAGGTGGTTTTCATGGTGGATGGCGTGCCGGTCAGCGATAGCTACGACGGCTCGTCCGTGATCCAGCTCGAAAACGACGGCATCGAGGAATTACAGGTCATCTCCGGCACGTTCAACGCCGAGTACGGCAATGCCATGTCCGGCGTCGTGAATGTCGTCACGAAGGAGGGGCGCAGCGACCGCTTTTCCGGCTCGGCGCAGGTGTATTCCGGGGGATATGCGGTCACCGGCGAAGGCGGCGGCGATTTTTTGCGGGGCATCCGCACCGAGGAACACACCAAAGCGGGCATTCAGTACCGCGACATCGATCCCTATTCCTATCTGCCGTTCCAGGCCGATCATTTTCGGAACGCCACGGTATCCCTCGAAGGCCCCGTCTGGAAGGATCGCATCACGTTTTTCGCCCTGGGGCGCTATTTCAAAAACGACGGCTGGCTCTACGGCGCCCGCCTTTTCGGGACCGATGGTTCGGCGGGGGATTCTTCGCTGGTCCCCATGAACAATTTCGAAAAGACCAGTTGGCAGGGGAATCTCAAGGTCCGCCTCAGCCGCAAACTCATTCTCAACGTCATCGGCCTCGGTTCGTTTTCCAGTAGCCGCCCGTACAATCTGTTCCGCCGGTGGTCCCCCGACGGACGCTTCCGCAGTTTCGACGACGGCTACGACGTCAAACTGAAGCTCACCCACCTCATAAGCCCCCGGACGTTCTACACGTTCAATGCGGGCGTTTTCAACCGCGAGGCGAAAGGGTATCTGTATGAAGACCCGTTCGATTCCCGGTACAACGATTTCGACCTCGTTGCGCGGGATTCCGTCGAATTCCTTCCGGGCCAGTATATCGAAGTGCTCAGCGGCGGCCAGCGGTATGCGCGCGGGGGAACCAATCTGACCCATTTCAACCGTACCTCCCGTTCGTACTTCGTCAAGGGCGATCTGTCCAGCCAGATCACCGATCATCACCTGATCAAGACCGGCTTCCAGTTGCGCATCGACGAACTTGCGCTGACCGCGTTCAACCTCATTCCGGGGATCGACGAGACGGGGCAGCGGATCGAACCGTTCCGGCCCGCCATTCCCGTGGAATCCAGTGTAGCCTACAGCAGTTTCAGCGATCTTTCCCCGCGCACGATAAGCGCCTATGCCCAGGACAAGATGGAGTTCAACGACTTCATCGTGAATGCCGGCATCCGGCTCGATTATTTCGATGCGCGCGCCCGGGTTCCGGCGGACCCCGCGGACCCCAATATTTTCAATCCCCTCAAACTCACGAACCGGTTCCGCGACACGGACGGGGACGGCGTGATCCAGCCGGAGGAGGAGCTTCCCGAAAACGTCCTGACGGTTGCGGATCGGGAGGCGTACTGGTGGGAGGATAGCACGCCCAAGCTGCAGATATCGCCCCGCCTGGGCGCCGCGTGGCCCATCACGGAACAGGGCGTGATCCACTTTTCCTACGGCATCTTTTTCCAGATTCCCACGCAGAACAGACTGTTCGAGAATTTCGGTTTCAAGATGCCGGCGCTTTCCGGTTCGTACGGCCCCTTCGGCAACCCGGACCTCGACGCGCAGAAAACCACCATGTACGAGATCGGCCTGCGGCAGGGATTCGGAGGCATCGTGGCCGACGTGACCGGGTATTACCGGGATGTGCGCAGTTGGGTCTCCACCTCGCAGCCCATCATCGCCGCGCTGCCCGGCATCAGTTACGTCATCTACACGAACCGCGATTATGCGAACACGCGCGGGCTGACCGTGCATCTGTCGCGCACGTTCACAAACCACTACGGATTCGACGCCAGCTACACCTATCAGGTGGTGGAAGGCTCCAATTCGAACCCCGCGGACGAGTTTTTCGCGCTTCTCAACAACAGCCAGCCCACCCTGGCGCTCCTGCCATTGAACTGGGATCAGCGGCACAAACTGGCGGGCGCCTTCTACGCGGGCGCGGATACGTACGGCGGCTCGATTCGATTCCGGTACGAATCGGGTTTCCCGTACACGCCCACCTTCGCTTCCGCGGCGCTGACCGGCAACGATGTGCAGCCCGAATTTCCTTCCAATTCGCGGCGCGCATACACCACCTTCGAGGTAGATCTGAACCTGTACAAGGAGTTCGTGATGGGAAGGGTCCGTCCCCGGGTCTTTCTCGAGGTGTTCAATCTCCTCGACGCCCGCAATGTGTCCACCGTGTTCCCCGACACGGGCGAGCCGGACGTGACGCTGGATCAGTTGCGCACGGGGCAGTTCGATCCGGGATGGTTCGTGCGTCCCGAACACTACCGCGAGCCGAGAAGAGTGCAGCTTGGCGTCGAAGTGCGTTTCTGA